The Temnothorax longispinosus isolate EJ_2023e chromosome 12, Tlon_JGU_v1, whole genome shotgun sequence genome includes a window with the following:
- the Karl gene encoding apolipoprotein D codes for MHPGTRRRSGFCWLTITLLVVGLLVGDAGSVWNKRREDKTKCPKVKGIRNFDISEFLGSWYIVQYYASSEEALVYRCMRAELSVSPENAEVTMNFTYSFTDDPINELLVGNITWKIPSPDLPAHWMHAELSYEGVYNTYVLDSDYKSWALLMHCAEKSESPRYLSSFIMSRETSLGANVISYLREKLPRYDIDLEYMFPMDQKQCNKTDNPEDILIPALTSVKRSHIIRRHPLKRKHRRQ; via the exons ATGCATCCCGGAACGAGACGACGTTCGGGATTCTGCTGGTTGACGATAACGCTGCTCGTCGTCGGACTTCTCGTCGGTGACGCCGGCAGCGTTTGGAATAAGAGACGGGAGGATAAGACTAAGTGCCCGAAAGTGAAGGGTATACGCAATTTCGACATATCCGAG TTTCTCGGATCGTGGTACATAGTACAGTACTATGCAAGCTCAGAAGAAGCTCTCGTGTACAGATGCATGAGAGCCGAGCTCTCGGTCTCGCCCGAGAACGCCGAAGTTACCATGAATTTCACTTACAGCTTTACTGACGATCCAATTAACGAACTGCTCGTTGGTAACATCACGTGGAAAATCCCCTCGCCGGACTTACCTGCTCATTGGATGCACGCTGAGTTATCAT ACGAAGGAGTGTACAATACGTATGTATTAGATTCGGATTATAAATCCTGGGCATTACTAATGCATTGTGCTGAAAAAAGCGAAAGCCCACGATATTTATCTAGCTTCATCATGAGCCGTGAAACGAGCCTTGGGGCAAACGTCATTTCTTATCTTCGAGAGAAACTGCCTAG GTATGACATTGACTTGGAGTACATGTTCCCTATGGACCAAAAGCAGTGCAATAAGACAGACAACCCGGAAGATATCCTTATACCGGCACTGACATCAGTTAAAAGAAGCCACATCATCAGAAGGCATCCGTTGAAACGAAAACATAGACGCCAATAA